The following are from one region of the Staphylococcus schleiferi genome:
- a CDS encoding YfcC family protein translates to MKQKGGKTFPDAIIIIFIMSIVAAILTYILPSGKYKRKTIEGIHEIIPNSFHSTTKNPTSIIDFITAIPQGLIESANIIFLVLIIGGAIAIIDSTGATYSGINALVDKTKGRKYLLIISIASLFGIMHQVGVSGNTVIAFIPIGIMLARAMNLDAVVGVSMVYLGNFAGGAVGTFDPAIMGVAQKIAGVPLFSGAWFRIIIFFALITVTIIYICRYTKKISMDPSKSILKDNPFPVEVVDTNYEFEKFNKKHMLTIFIFIAGIAVFLFGVFKYEWSVNELAGIFILNSIIIAVINKIKPNDFVNTFMTGVRKLTYGAIIIGIARSIIVIFKEANILDTITHIATAHMQELPTMVGALAMFAFNWLFNILVSSGSGQASIVMPIMAPIGDIIGLTRQTTVLAFKLGDGITNIITPFSGVLMSVLAIGGIPWTRWLKFAFPLVLWWTLVGAIFLIIAVLINYGP, encoded by the coding sequence ATGAAACAAAAGGGTGGAAAAACCTTTCCAGATGCCATTATAATCATATTTATAATGTCTATAGTTGCTGCTATACTTACTTATATTCTGCCATCAGGAAAATACAAACGAAAAACAATAGAGGGAATCCATGAAATAATTCCTAATTCATTTCACTCAACCACTAAAAATCCAACAAGTATTATTGATTTTATCACTGCGATTCCTCAAGGGTTAATTGAAAGTGCAAATATTATATTTTTAGTATTAATCATCGGAGGTGCTATAGCCATCATAGATTCTACTGGTGCCACATATAGTGGGATAAATGCATTAGTAGATAAAACTAAAGGTAGAAAATATTTATTAATTATAAGTATCGCTTCTCTATTTGGTATCATGCATCAAGTAGGCGTATCTGGAAATACAGTTATAGCATTTATTCCTATTGGTATAATGCTTGCTAGAGCTATGAATTTAGATGCTGTTGTAGGTGTTTCAATGGTATATCTTGGAAATTTTGCAGGCGGCGCTGTAGGAACGTTTGACCCAGCAATTATGGGTGTAGCACAAAAAATAGCTGGAGTTCCTTTATTTTCAGGTGCTTGGTTTAGAATCATCATTTTCTTCGCACTCATTACCGTTACAATCATATATATTTGCAGATACACTAAAAAAATTAGCATGGATCCTTCAAAAAGCATATTAAAAGACAATCCATTTCCTGTAGAGGTTGTTGACACCAATTATGAATTTGAAAAATTTAATAAAAAGCATATGCTTACCATTTTTATTTTTATAGCTGGTATAGCGGTCTTTTTGTTCGGTGTATTTAAATATGAATGGTCAGTAAATGAGTTGGCTGGCATATTCATATTAAACTCAATAATAATAGCAGTAATTAATAAAATTAAACCGAATGATTTTGTTAATACATTCATGACAGGTGTCAGAAAATTAACATATGGCGCAATTATTATTGGAATTGCTAGATCAATCATAGTTATTTTTAAAGAAGCAAATATCTTAGATACCATAACTCATATCGCAACAGCACACATGCAAGAACTACCTACAATGGTTGGAGCTCTAGCGATGTTTGCGTTCAATTGGTTATTTAATATTCTTGTGAGTTCAGGTAGCGGGCAAGCTTCTATCGTTATGCCCATAATGGCACCAATAGGTGATATTATAGGTTTAACAAGACAAACAACTGTATTAGCTTTTAAACTTGGAGACGGTATAACGAATATAATTACCCCTTTTTCCGGTGTTCTAATGTCTGTACTTGCGATTGGTGGTATTCCTTGGACTAGGTGGCTAAAATTTGCATTTCCATTAGTTTTATGGTGGACACTTGTAGGTGCAATATTTCTAATCATTGCTGTATTGATAAACTATGGCCCTTAG
- a CDS encoding LysR family transcriptional regulator, which produces MKEQDYKILSLLHQEKNLTRVAEKLFISQPALTYRVKKIEQEFGISLTKKFGKNIEFTPEGEYLIQFSNKILHDIQNLKNSISEIKSSIPNSFKLGANHNFIKYHLPFILKGFLSIEPNLKMNIDSGWSSEVMQKLENNELDVAIITGDYQWCGKKIFLKKGPITLISSRPINLDSLPEIPRINYKPQKNYKAYVELEYSITKLINDWWQSRYNVEGNIVIESDKVELCKKLVQEQMGYSIIPYTCIDKNEEFYQYNLVDRKGRELYRKTWLFYRESAKENNHVHNFIEYCENYFC; this is translated from the coding sequence ATGAAAGAACAAGACTATAAAATTCTTTCTTTACTTCATCAAGAAAAAAATTTAACTAGAGTAGCAGAAAAATTATTTATTTCTCAACCTGCTTTAACCTATAGAGTGAAGAAAATCGAACAAGAATTTGGCATCTCACTAACAAAGAAATTTGGTAAAAATATTGAATTTACTCCTGAAGGTGAGTATCTTATTCAGTTTTCAAATAAAATTTTACATGATATACAAAATTTGAAAAATAGTATAAGTGAGATTAAATCGTCGATACCTAATAGTTTTAAACTAGGTGCAAATCATAACTTTATTAAGTATCATTTACCTTTTATTCTTAAAGGATTCCTATCAATAGAGCCTAATTTAAAAATGAATATAGATAGTGGTTGGAGCTCAGAAGTTATGCAAAAATTGGAAAACAATGAGTTAGATGTCGCTATTATTACTGGTGATTATCAATGGTGTGGAAAGAAAATATTTTTAAAAAAGGGCCCGATTACTTTAATAAGTAGTAGACCAATTAATTTGGATAGTTTACCAGAAATACCTAGAATTAATTATAAGCCACAAAAGAACTACAAAGCATATGTTGAGTTGGAGTATTCAATTACTAAGTTAATTAATGATTGGTGGCAAAGTAGATACAATGTTGAAGGAAATATAGTGATAGAATCAGATAAAGTTGAACTTTGTAAAAAACTGGTCCAAGAGCAGATGGGATATTCTATTATTCCATATACTTGTATTGATAAAAATGAAGAATTTTATCAATATAATTTAGTGGATAGAAAAGGTAGAGAATTATATAGAAAAACATGGTTATTTTATAGAGAATCTGCAAAAGAAAATAACCATGTTCATAATTTTATAGAATATTGTGAAAACTACTTTTGCTAA
- a CDS encoding YfcC family protein has product MKDKNQSHDYDATPHKKKFKLKMPGAFVILFILTVVAVLATWMIPAGAYSKLSYEPSSQELKIVNPHQEVKKVPATQQQLDKMGVKIKIEQFKSGAINKPVSIPNTYERLKQKPAGPSEITNAMVNGTIEAVDIMVFIFVLGGLIGVVSASGSFESGLLALTKKTKGHEFLLIFMVSILMVLGGTLCGIEEEAVAFYPILVPIFIAMGYDSIVCVGAIFLASSIGTTFSTINPFSVVIASNAAGITFTEGLYWRVAGCIIGAIFVVGYLYWYAKKIKKDPKASYAYEDREAFNEQWSVMGKDEHADHFTWRKKIILILFVIPFPLMVWGVMTQGWWFSVMASMFLAVTIIIMFIAGTGKHGLGEKGTVDAFVKGASSLVGVSLIIGLARGINLVMNEGLISDTILHFSSTLVQHVNGPLFIIIMLIIFFFLGFIVPSSSGLAVLSMPIFAPLADTVGIPRFVMVTAYQFGQYAMLFLAPTGLVMATLQMLDMKYSHWLRFVWPVVVFVLVFGGAMLITQVLVYS; this is encoded by the coding sequence ATGAAAGACAAAAATCAATCACATGATTATGACGCAACGCCACATAAAAAGAAATTTAAACTCAAAATGCCGGGTGCATTTGTGATTTTATTTATCTTAACCGTTGTGGCTGTACTTGCGACGTGGATGATTCCAGCGGGGGCTTATTCAAAATTATCGTATGAACCTTCTTCACAAGAACTTAAAATTGTAAACCCTCATCAAGAAGTTAAGAAAGTGCCAGCCACGCAACAACAATTAGATAAAATGGGCGTAAAAATTAAAATCGAACAGTTCAAATCTGGCGCGATTAACAAGCCTGTTTCAATCCCAAATACTTATGAACGTCTTAAACAAAAACCAGCAGGACCGAGTGAAATCACGAATGCAATGGTCAACGGGACAATTGAGGCTGTAGATATAATGGTCTTTATCTTTGTGCTCGGAGGCTTAATAGGCGTTGTCAGTGCCAGCGGTTCTTTTGAATCCGGATTGCTCGCTTTAACGAAAAAAACTAAGGGACATGAGTTTTTACTGATTTTCATGGTTTCTATTTTAATGGTCCTTGGTGGGACACTTTGCGGTATTGAAGAAGAGGCTGTTGCTTTCTATCCAATACTGGTGCCAATATTTATTGCGATGGGTTATGACTCTATCGTCTGTGTTGGGGCTATCTTTTTAGCCAGTTCGATAGGGACGACCTTTTCTACGATTAATCCATTCTCAGTCGTCATTGCTTCTAATGCTGCAGGGATTACCTTTACTGAAGGGCTCTATTGGCGCGTTGCTGGCTGTATCATCGGGGCTATCTTTGTAGTCGGTTATTTATATTGGTATGCTAAAAAAATCAAAAAAGATCCCAAAGCTTCTTATGCATACGAAGATCGAGAAGCGTTTAATGAACAATGGTCTGTTATGGGGAAAGATGAACACGCCGATCATTTTACTTGGCGTAAAAAAATCATCTTAATCTTATTTGTGATTCCATTTCCATTAATGGTTTGGGGTGTCATGACACAAGGTTGGTGGTTCTCTGTTATGGCTTCCATGTTTCTTGCAGTGACGATTATTATTATGTTTATTGCAGGTACAGGTAAGCACGGATTAGGCGAAAAAGGAACCGTTGATGCTTTTGTGAAAGGGGCATCAAGCTTAGTAGGTGTTTCACTCATTATCGGACTCGCACGTGGAATTAACTTAGTGATGAATGAAGGACTTATTTCAGATACGATACTCCATTTTTCATCTACACTTGTTCAACATGTGAACGGTCCGTTATTTATTATCATTATGTTAATCATCTTCTTTTTCTTAGGTTTTATTGTGCCATCATCATCAGGTCTTGCTGTCCTTTCAATGCCTATTTTTGCACCACTTGCTGATACAGTCGGTATACCACGATTTGTCATGGTGACAGCATATCAGTTTGGTCAATACGCGATGCTATTTTTAGCACCAACCGGACTGGTCATGGCGACATTACAGATGCTCGATATGAAATATTCACATTGGTTACGTTTTGTGTGGCCTGTCGTCGTATTTGTTCTCGTATTTGGTGGTGCGATGTTAATTACACAAGTTCTCGTTTATTCATAA
- a CDS encoding DUF3147 family protein — MFGISLTSILLRFLIGGFAVALASIIAGKAGGKMGGVIATMPAVFLAAIFALAIDHQGDTLVQMSIHLSSGAILGILSCIVTVGLTALYIHKHGFQKGAAFSVVCWFVLSCALFGIQHLI; from the coding sequence ATGTTTGGGATTTCTTTGACCAGTATTCTACTACGCTTTTTAATTGGTGGCTTTGCTGTAGCATTAGCCTCTATTATTGCTGGAAAAGCAGGTGGAAAAATGGGCGGCGTCATTGCGACAATGCCGGCTGTTTTCTTAGCTGCGATCTTTGCACTAGCGATTGACCATCAGGGTGATACATTAGTGCAAATGTCGATTCATCTAAGTTCTGGCGCAATTTTAGGTATTTTGTCTTGCATTGTGACAGTCGGCCTCACTGCCCTTTATATTCATAAGCATGGTTTTCAAAAAGGGGCTGCTTTTTCAGTTGTGTGTTGGTTCGTCCTCTCTTGTGCATTATTCGGTATACAACATCTCATATAA
- a CDS encoding YfcC family protein, with protein sequence MPNTFVILFGLLLIVWLLSFLIPSGEFARKGAKKEVVANSFEYINQVRLNILDLFMAIPKGMVVTADLIFLVLIMGGAVAVIEKQGTFNAAVSKLVDKTGGNKYVLIITISILFGIIHGFGVSANAVIAFIPLGIILAQKLKLDAIAGVAIVYLGYYVGAVAPIFDPIALGVAQTIAKLPIFSGVMMRVYIFITIMIVTLIYLCRYVNKISKNPDDSFMGEEKFSSEIMANDAEKEIPFNLKHQLIVLCFFLTIGLFVYGSLQRGWGIQQLSALFLIDGILTAIIGRIKPNEFVSTFMEGAKNILFGALVIGFARGVTVIMEDGKFIDTIVHAVFVPLSHLSPILGAVAMFLFNLIFNLILPSGSGQAAVVMPLMTPLSDVIDVTRQTAVIAFKMGDGITNMITPVSGTLMAVLAVGGVPFGKWFKFAFPLVIYWSIIAIIFVVIAVMTNYGPF encoded by the coding sequence ATGCCAAATACATTTGTCATTTTATTTGGTCTATTACTTATTGTGTGGTTGCTAAGCTTTTTAATTCCATCAGGTGAGTTTGCTAGAAAAGGGGCAAAGAAAGAGGTCGTTGCTAATAGTTTTGAGTATATCAATCAAGTGAGACTTAATATTTTAGATTTATTCATGGCCATTCCTAAAGGGATGGTTGTCACAGCAGATTTGATATTTTTAGTTTTGATAATGGGCGGTGCTGTTGCAGTTATTGAAAAACAGGGGACTTTCAATGCTGCAGTTTCAAAACTGGTTGATAAAACGGGTGGTAATAAGTATGTGCTCATTATAACAATCAGCATATTATTTGGAATCATACACGGTTTTGGGGTAAGCGCTAATGCAGTTATCGCTTTTATTCCGCTAGGTATTATACTTGCACAAAAGTTAAAGCTTGACGCTATTGCAGGCGTTGCCATTGTTTATTTAGGTTACTATGTGGGGGCAGTAGCGCCAATATTTGATCCGATTGCTCTAGGGGTAGCACAGACAATCGCAAAGCTTCCTATTTTTTCTGGTGTGATGATGAGGGTCTATATTTTTATCACAATAATGATTGTAACATTGATCTATCTTTGTAGATATGTAAACAAAATTTCAAAGAATCCAGATGATAGTTTTATGGGAGAAGAAAAATTCTCAAGTGAAATTATGGCAAATGATGCTGAGAAAGAGATTCCTTTTAATTTAAAGCATCAATTAATTGTATTATGTTTCTTTCTCACTATCGGTCTTTTTGTATATGGTTCATTACAACGAGGATGGGGCATACAACAATTATCAGCACTTTTCCTTATTGACGGTATTTTGACTGCAATAATCGGAAGAATAAAGCCGAATGAATTTGTAAGTACGTTTATGGAGGGAGCCAAAAACATTTTATTTGGTGCTTTAGTGATTGGGTTTGCGCGTGGCGTAACTGTCATTATGGAAGACGGTAAATTCATTGATACGATTGTACATGCAGTCTTTGTTCCACTTAGTCATCTCTCGCCTATATTAGGTGCTGTTGCAATGTTTTTATTCAATTTGATTTTTAATTTAATTTTACCTTCTGGTAGCGGTCAAGCAGCCGTCGTTATGCCACTGATGACACCTCTTTCAGATGTCATTGATGTGACAAGGCAAACGGCAGTTATTGCATTTAAAATGGGAGATGGTATTACCAATATGATTACACCCGTCTCTGGAACACTCATGGCAGTACTCGCTGTTGGTGGTGTGCCATTTGGTAAGTGGTTTAAATTCGCGTTTCCACTAGTCATATATTGGTCAATTATTGCTATTATATTTGTAGTGATTGCTGTAATGACAAATTATGGACCATTTTAA
- a CDS encoding NAD-dependent protein deacylase: MNESIEKLKTIMNQSHKIVFFTGAGVSVASGIPDFRSIGGLYDEISKKGYSPEYLLSADYLHSDPIGFMDFCHQYLLFADKAPNPVHQWIAQLEKNQCSLGVITQNIDGLHTDAGSHNVDELHGTLNRFYAVEGNETYTKEEVIAKNLYQSERNGSPIRPDIVLYGEALNQSTLLNAVFKIKAADTLVVLGSSLVVQPAAGLISEFEGENLVIINRDPTPYDSHANLVIHDDMVGVVEALQQLD; this comes from the coding sequence ATGAATGAAAGCATTGAAAAATTAAAAACGATCATGAATCAGTCTCATAAAATCGTTTTTTTCACTGGCGCTGGTGTTTCTGTAGCAAGTGGTATTCCTGATTTCCGTTCTATCGGAGGTTTATATGATGAAATTTCTAAAAAAGGGTATTCTCCTGAATATTTGTTGAGTGCGGATTATTTACACAGTGATCCAATTGGATTTATGGATTTCTGTCATCAATATTTATTATTTGCGGATAAAGCGCCTAATCCTGTCCATCAATGGATTGCACAATTAGAAAAAAATCAATGTTCACTCGGTGTGATCACTCAAAATATCGATGGATTGCATACAGACGCTGGTAGTCACAATGTAGACGAACTGCACGGGACGTTAAATCGTTTTTATGCAGTAGAAGGCAATGAAACTTATACGAAAGAAGAGGTTATCGCCAAAAATTTATACCAAAGTGAGCGTAATGGCAGTCCAATTCGTCCTGACATCGTGCTTTATGGCGAGGCATTAAATCAGTCCACTTTATTGAATGCAGTTTTTAAAATCAAAGCAGCGGATACACTCGTCGTGTTAGGGTCATCACTTGTTGTCCAACCTGCAGCAGGTTTGATTTCCGAATTTGAAGGAGAAAACCTTGTGATTATTAACAGAGATCCTACCCCTTATGACAGTCACGCTAATTTAGTCATTCACGATGATATGGTAGGTGTCGTTGAAGCGCTACAACAGTTGGACTAA
- a CDS encoding DUF3147 family protein, which translates to MKSALIKFIVGGFTVVLSYIVSQVLPWKEFGGIFATFPAVFLVSMYLAGMEFGDIVAAHVSRGAIFGMIGVLVDIVVTWEMLKVTHLWLVSIAVGFVAWFISAVIILEIVEWVGHRSKGGHYGRKTQRSHG; encoded by the coding sequence GTGAAATCGGCTTTAATCAAATTTATCGTAGGCGGCTTTACAGTCGTATTAAGTTACATCGTTTCTCAAGTTTTACCTTGGAAAGAGTTTGGCGGTATTTTCGCTACTTTCCCTGCTGTTTTCCTCGTATCTATGTATTTGGCTGGAATGGAATTTGGTGATATTGTTGCAGCGCATGTCAGTCGGGGGGCAATTTTTGGTATGATAGGTGTGCTCGTTGATATTGTTGTAACTTGGGAAATGTTAAAAGTAACACATCTTTGGCTGGTGAGTATCGCAGTAGGATTTGTTGCGTGGTTTATAAGTGCAGTGATAATATTAGAAATTGTAGAATGGGTAGGACATAGAAGCAAAGGAGGTCATTATGGCCGGAAGACCCAAAGATCCCACGGTTAA
- a CDS encoding TetR/AcrR family transcriptional regulator, producing MAGRPKDPTVNQKIYAEIERLLVDYNLNQITIDQIAENTGVSKATIYRRWPDKSFIIMDLFLERAETFHPAYLNLYDDLYRFLVTMMNIYKTPIGTAVIEILVSHHDTDAKARFMEEYFLKKRAILKSIIEPHIHSEDEDMLIDLIFSPIYFNILIKPDVLNESYIETILTKVLQVYDLI from the coding sequence ATGGCCGGAAGACCCAAAGATCCCACGGTTAATCAAAAAATTTATGCAGAAATTGAACGGTTACTCGTCGACTATAATTTAAATCAAATTACAATCGATCAAATTGCAGAAAATACAGGCGTCTCCAAGGCAACGATTTATCGTCGTTGGCCTGACAAATCATTTATTATTATGGATTTATTTTTAGAACGTGCGGAAACATTTCATCCAGCGTATTTAAATTTATATGATGATTTGTATCGCTTTCTCGTGACAATGATGAACATATATAAGACACCTATTGGCACGGCTGTAATTGAAATTTTAGTCAGTCATCACGATACAGATGCGAAAGCGCGCTTTATGGAAGAATATTTCTTGAAAAAGCGTGCCATCTTAAAATCAATTATTGAACCACATATTCATAGTGAAGATGAGGATATGTTAATCGATCTTATTTTCTCACCCATTTACTTTAACATTCTAATTAAACCAGATGTACTTAACGAATCGTACATCGAAACGATCCTTACGAAAGTATTACAAGTCTATGATTTAATATAA
- a CDS encoding M20 family metallopeptidase gives MNHKYRIDNLLKSIEQELFELNDYIHDHPELGNQEFEAVNKITSLLEKYGFSIQKNISDLSTAFIASFKNHNATNKALTIGLICEYDALAGLGHGCGHNLQSPSIVGAAVAIAKTCKDLNFILKVIGTPAEETTSGKIPMQKEGIFKELDLALMMHGGDRTTVDVKSLAINKINFEFKGTPSHAAVSPELGRSALDGVMMLFNGIEYLREHVTSDVRMHGIITNGGQAVNIVPDEASAQFSIRAEKRKNLNELLKRVYKVAEGAALATETQVQIKILKQLESKVNVQSLNDVLLKNAQEVGAVQITAPREKTGSTDFSLVTHDVPGACLRTAFVPFNTPNHTDAWVKAGKTLEAYNAIRIASKALSYTIVDFLTDNNLRLKIKNEFAKAKKEV, from the coding sequence ATGAACCATAAATATAGAATTGATAATTTATTAAAAAGTATTGAACAGGAATTATTTGAACTAAACGACTATATTCACGATCACCCTGAGTTAGGAAATCAAGAATTTGAAGCTGTTAATAAAATCACATCATTGCTTGAAAAATATGGTTTTTCTATACAAAAAAATATATCTGATTTATCAACTGCTTTCATCGCTTCATTTAAAAATCATAATGCAACAAATAAAGCTTTAACTATCGGCTTAATTTGTGAATATGATGCATTAGCTGGTTTAGGGCATGGTTGTGGTCACAATTTACAGTCCCCTTCAATTGTAGGAGCAGCTGTTGCTATAGCAAAAACATGCAAAGATTTAAATTTTATACTAAAGGTCATTGGAACCCCAGCGGAAGAAACGACTAGTGGAAAAATTCCAATGCAAAAAGAAGGGATATTTAAAGAGCTAGACTTGGCTCTAATGATGCATGGTGGCGATAGAACCACTGTAGATGTTAAATCTTTAGCTATAAATAAAATAAATTTTGAATTCAAAGGAACACCTTCACATGCAGCAGTTTCACCTGAACTTGGGAGAAGTGCTTTAGATGGGGTGATGATGTTATTTAACGGCATCGAATACTTGCGCGAGCATGTTACTAGCGATGTTCGGATGCACGGTATTATTACAAATGGAGGTCAAGCTGTCAATATTGTTCCTGATGAAGCATCCGCACAGTTTTCAATTAGAGCAGAGAAACGTAAAAATTTAAACGAATTACTAAAGAGAGTATATAAAGTTGCTGAAGGTGCAGCTTTAGCAACAGAAACACAAGTTCAAATAAAAATATTAAAACAACTGGAAAGTAAAGTTAATGTTCAGTCATTAAATGATGTACTTTTGAAAAATGCCCAGGAAGTCGGCGCTGTACAAATAACAGCTCCTAGAGAAAAAACTGGATCGACAGATTTCAGTTTAGTGACCCATGATGTCCCCGGGGCTTGTTTAAGAACAGCTTTTGTTCCTTTCAATACACCAAACCATACTGATGCCTGGGTAAAAGCTGGGAAAACTCTAGAAGCTTATAATGCGATTCGCATAGCTAGTAAAGCTTTAAGTTATACAATTGTAGACTTTTTAACAGATAACAATTTACGATTAAAAATTAAAAATGAGTTTGCTAAAGCAAAAAAAGAGGTTTAA